TTCTGAACTTTCGGCATTTTAGAATCACCGAAACGCACTCGTGCGAAATTGATCTCGTTGTCTCAATAAGGAAACTGAACACACACACTGTTCGAATTCGAAATACTATTAGCTACACTTAATGTTCAATTACCAATTGAATGTTTCGGAAACATAGTTTCCTGTGGCCTATATTCAGCATTGCAATTGATGCATAACTGCTACCAACACTAGCCGTTTGTGGCACAAGAGCCAACTAACTGTCTTAAGCACAAATTTTTTCATAAGTGAAATATATATACAACACGAATTTCTGATCAATTTTAACTTTACCTCTAATCGATTCTACCCTAAATTTTAACTTTACCTCCAATACATTTTTACCCTAAACTTTAACTTTCCAGTTTTAATTTTCTTCACTTGCCTTATTATACTTTGAATTTGTGAATTTTTCGGACATTTTGATTTGATAGCCGATGTGTTTAATCCAGTTTAGTAGGAACTTTGCCCTCTGAGCTTTTCAATTGTAGCAACAACAGAAACACTGCATATTTACTTAAGTAGTTATTTTATTAACACGCTCACAGTTCCGTGACGTGCCTATTCTTGCGCATGTTCTTTGTAACTGAAAACATAAACTGTTGTAATCTTTGAATTGATAAATACAGCTGATAATATAAttaagaatataataaatatatacgaAGAATATAAATAAGAAGTTCACAAATATACACAAAAAAcatgaataataaaatagtaaatgcATACGAAGAACATAATAAGGGAGATAATAAATAGATGCAAAGAAAATAAATACATAGAAAGGGACATAAATAGATGCAAAGAACATCAGTGGGAAGGAAATAAATAGATACAAAAGACATATGATTCGCAATATCtgcaatttaataatattattattaaatgtaagTAAAATTATCGTGAAGGCACAAGAGAGAAGGGAGGGGAGCAGAGTAATTGACATTTTTACCCTATATTCACATTACAATGCAATGTATAGGTTATTGTAAACATCATTGATGTTTTTGTGAAAAATGGTCCATCCTTCTTAACGTAAACAGTATTAAACGCAGTGAAATAAAAAAGGAACTCGTGAAATTCTATAGAATTTTTGCTATTTGCGTTTTGGTCAGATGCCGCGAGCGAATGCACGTGTTGAGGTGAAGCCGGAAGCGTCTATTTTCAATGGTACGTCAACCACGTCCGGCAATTCTCTGCATTAGAGACGCGCGAGTCGTAAAGACTGCGCGGTGATTTATTGCCTGAAAGCGGGCCTCTAACTCGTTCCTTAGCCTCGATTCAGTAGACACGTGTGGCCGATATCTTGGCTTCGAGTTCGCTCGTTCCAGCGATAATACTGCTGAATAATTGTAATCGATCTTATCTCGTCGTAAAATCGATCGAGATGTTGTTGcctctaataataattatttcatggtACTAATTCATGGCTAggtatatttcaaataaattacaCGGTATTATAGTGTGAATATTAATACTAAACCTACTGAGTGAGAGGAAGGGATAGCGAGAAAGaaaggaagggagagagagagagagagagagagagaaagagctttGCTTTGTAACGATGGAAAGATTGTATTTATTTTGACCTTCTGCCAGTGATTAAAAAGTGCTTTGATTAAAAAGTTCCTTCAATCATTCTCCATGAAAGAGTTTTAATAATTGCAGCAACTTTAAAACAAAAAGTGTGAAACCGATCATTTTGACCGGCTCGGATTAAATAACTATATAATTCAAATTTTGTCAAATTAAATATCGATTTATCTATAATTGATTTTTGAATTTCGCAAGCATACAATTAGAacaataaatcgtttgatttgaCATTATGAAGCCGGTGTTAAGGACAATTAATGATCGCACAATTTCATGTAAATCGGTTGAGCTTTTGAAATATCGTAACATCTTTAAAAAGTACAGACTTTCGTGTCGTCATTCATAGTTCAAAATGCTGCAGTTTCATAAATTTTTGGAATGCAAAACTGTACATTTATATTACAGAACCGTAAAACAGTCGATTTGTTAGAGAAACAGGAAAACTGTCCCAAATACTGCAGTCCCAACTGTATTGATTCAGCGAACGGAACCAGTTCACAGCTGATCTGATAAGCGTAGCTTATCACATTATCAGGACATATGACACGTGGGATATAGTGAATACACGAACGTTGGTTCGCAACATGCAGGAATTCCTTTATTTCCGATTTAATTGATATTAACAATCGCGAACAATGGACCAATTGCACAACTATACAATTGACAATAATTTCGGCCATTCTCAGTTTTAATCGTCAGTTTCTCAAAACATATTTACGAAGATAATCTTTGTAGATCTATCGCAACAGCACCTTGTTTCATTCAGTTGCCAAGAATTAAATAATTAGCAGATGATTTAAATACTCTGGATCAAAATGACCCGATCAAAGCAGTTGGACAGTTAATCCTGTGAGCATTGTTCAGCTGGGTAATCTAGAACAGGTTGATATATTGGTAACAACGTGATCGATTCGAGTCGCGATAATCTCAAACATTATATCGATCTCGGGAGTTTCCAAGTGCATGTTGCACTTAACTTTCATTTATACttcgtaaaataacaattttcgtAAAATTAGTTTCTTTAACAATTTGTAATAGAAAATGATCACTGTTATTACAAATGTTTTCGCAGAACTACGTTGCAGTAGTTTGAGTGCAAAATAAAGCTGCAAACCACACTGTAGATTATAGTGCAGATCATAGTAGCCTACTCCATTTATATGTATACAATCAATACAGTAGAACCTAGAACCCCTAAATAATCTTgtgttttttttctatttaaatacattgtaaacaaaaatggacaatttggaaagaggagatacgattattcgagtctcgcggctcatttttatagttgctgattgtcaacaattataaaaacgaggtgcaaggttatcctcctcccaaattgtcaatttttgtttagaagctgaaggaaaatttactgtatacggATGGGTTAAAATCATAATGGCGTAAATCAGATTTTCCTGATTGTAAGAAACAAGGAGTGTTAATGTTCACTAACGTGTGTATTGTTTACTGGCCAGATGTCTGTCAAAACACTTTAGTGTTAAGATAATTACTATCAAGGTAATTTAAAGTGaagttaatttataatagtcttataatttatttcacattTAAGTATAAGACACGCCACTATAATTCTAACCAACTCATACGTAAATAAATCGATCTAATGCAATCTAAATACAACACCACCAACACCACCACAAAACCACCATTCGAGCAcgcattataataaataattcttacaGCAACGTATGCCGTGTGTTCGCGGTTACCGCGAAATCGTTCCAGGAGTGTTACTGTTCTCGTAGCTTACGTTTTACGAGTTACGATCTAATCTCTGTTACACCTGTTTTTCGCAGAAGCAATTTCCATTGGGCGTCGAATTACCTATTTTTCTGTTCGCTTTGTTCCCTTCTCGATGTCCGCTGCAAATAGAAACACAATCTGTTGACAAGTAATAATATCGATTACAATTCCATCTATTAATAACTTATGTCACAAACATAAATCTCATGATGCATGTGTTGAGCGATTTCTTACAGTTGCGTGTAATAGTTCGGCGTCGGTAAAATTAATGTATAATTTACTAATTAACGAATCCACTGAAAACTCCAATTATACGGTTGAcacataattaataatttcatacGGTGTAAATGATATCATATGACGTCAATGACAtaatcaaaattgaaaaaagctGTTTTGGTATTTGCATGTGTATGCTTTTTTATGAAGACGTCGATTATACTGTTTTATTCAACAGTAATGCAGAAATCGAATTTAATTAAGAATTAATTATCTTATTTGGGGTAAATGTCAATACGCGAGAATTATAATCAACATCGAGTGAAGGTGTTTTGGAATATGTGCGTGTATATGTTTTTCTGAAAATTTGTACTTATTAATTGCATGGATAATCTTAGTCGATTTCATTCTATCAATATACAAAATCACAGTGGAAGGAAGAAAAGTTAAACTTATATGGATTTTCAGTTATGTTAAGATTTCGAGTAACGAAAAAAGCTGATCTGACAGCCAAAGAAGCTGTACATACACTAAACTGAACTAATCTAAATAAGGTGTTCATCGATGATTTACTAACACTATTTTTACgtatcttttcttttctttgatacatttatgtatatctttttctttataTTTGTATAAGACAGAATTTAATTATATTCTAATCCTATTTATAACATAATACTGGaattgaaatatttaaacaattaaacGTAAAGGCGACGGAATCACACGCGCAAGGAATAGAGGCATTAACATTTGCATGGAGAAAATGCGTAAAAATTCTTACAATTCTTGTACATATGAATTCCTCGCGGAATTTAATCTTTCCCCACGGAATCGTTGAAGCAAAAATAAAGTAGTGCGTATCAGATTCTGTCGCGGGGGGAAAGGCACACAATTCAAAGGCGAACAGCATATAATATGAAGCATTTAATATCTTTAACACCGAGACAGCTGGTGTTGCATGAAACGCACTCGTGTGTTAAGTCCGCCTGCAGCCATTGTACAAAATTTCCTATTACTGGACTGCGgacttttatacaaaataaaaattgtctgcctcaattgcaagaaatagaaattaaatagcAAGTTTATTCACTCTTTAATCGTGTTAGTAGATTGAATATATACATTGATTgaatacattgacatttttaaattattttaatctgtCTACTATTTCAAATTACAATTACCtagttttgtcataaatgcataaaatccgcagtgtaataataacaaataatacaaATCTAATTAATTGCAGTATCAATTAGGATCGTTAATAGAGGAGCCAAAAACAAATGTATCGCGAGTTGCAATTTTTATGACGTATAGAGAATATTAATCGAAGTTTATCTTAAAGGCACAAGAAACTATCTTTTTTGCAACTTTCCATACAAATTACGACTATGCACTTGTTCTATTTGTGGCTAAGTGTAGAATAACTGACACGACGTACAATTTTCTATCATTATGTAAACTGGAAGGAAAAAATGACGTTAAAGTAACTACATATTGAACAATAATACTCAACGATGTTTTGTGCACAGGCGAGAATAAGTATTTCTGTTCGATACTGAAAATACATGTAGGACCGTGTGTAGGAAAGTGTAGGACTGATTCCCATCAACCCACCCATGTTAACGCCCTCGCAAAAGTAGGGTAAACCCCAAGTTAGCCGCAACactgaatttccacgaaacgaaGATCTCGAGTCCGGTCGATTAAAATACAAAAACTAATCTACACTTCCAAGGGAGCTCCGGCGACTGATACATGtcgattttgatgaaactttGCGAAAGTGTTAAGAGATTTAGTCatttatgtacatatgtattccctatatacagggtgccccaaaggTTACTGAAAATTGGGAAATGAGAggtcctgaagtcatttgactTTAAACTTTCTACGAAAACAGTTACAAATCCACTggaatttttattgtatatatttctgAATGAACTTCTGGGTGGCTTCCATGTTTGTATATGAAGCGGACAATTTTCatattgcacaaagatccgctgtCTGATCATTTTAGACTACAGATTTTTatccgaaataaatattttccaaGACGGCTACGaggaacagaaattaaataaaaataaattgttcctttTAATCATTTTGATAAAGTAGCTTCGCTACTTTACGCGTAAATGAGCGTTTCGGCTCATACAAAACCATGGGGTTACATTTCTTTTCCTCTACTTCGCGCGTCGATGGTTTCGGCCTTTATCGGTCAATTCCCAACCATTGCCGGGACGTATTACCGGAATATTTTCCGGAGACCCCGTTACGTTGTCGGCTTCTAGACAACAATAACGAGACAATGCAACCGTCTCACTGTATGAATAATTCCCGTCGCGCGGCGCCGTTTCGCAATTGCCAGCGCGCGCGACAAAATCGGCGCGCGGCATGGCGTTCCCCTCGAACAATGCCGTTGCCGGACTTCGAACAAGTCGGCGTTATTGCTGAGCGCGCGGGAAAACAAGCGAAAGTGATGGAATTATAAATGCATGGGAAAGTGCTGACAAAGGAGCCGTGAATTACCCGCACGAGACATTTAAATTGGGTCGCGTGCGATTGGCCTTGAATCTGGGAGAAACGAGAAGTTCGAGCCGGTGATACAATAGGCACGCGTgaacaatgaaaatattgcGATTCCTTTATGGTAATAATAGGACATGTAAATTCTAAGATAGCGATCGTTTCAGCGATGACATGTATGATAGTAGGGACGGTTGTAACACCGGAGGGGAATAATACGTTAAATAACTCCAAATGTATTATGGATATTAGTGCACCGTTCAGAGATATGTATAGGGTGTCGAACCTAAAACAGGTCATCTGACTAAGTTGCTTGCTTgtaataatagaaaaaaaaagTGTCAGGTAAAAGTTGTTCGATTTCGAGGGCATatcaatagtttttttttattgGTGGAGGCGTACATGAGATATTAAGGTCAAACATGTTTTTTGAAATGGGATgatattgttttttatttatatactgATAGAGTCTTTCGCGACGAATCCAATGACCTATAATAAATCAAGATAAATTATTTACGCTGAGCctgtttattattaaaaattaatacaaaTTTGGTGAAAGTTATGTACAATTTAGAAGAAAATTTTGTACAAAATATATGGAAGGGAAATGTTCATCAAACATATAAATCGAAggaataattacaaaatatgaagaaagtGGTTCTCTCGCAGATGAAGTTAGTGAACTACGCCGTCGTAATGTTCGTTCTGAAGAAAAGAATACGATGATGCGTTTATTGACTCTttctgcaagcgaaacactttcttgaaattttttaattattcttttGATTTGCATGTTTGATGTACAGTTTTCTCGTCTATCTTTTGCACGAAATTTTCTTCCAACTTCTGCATAACTTTCacaaaatttgtaataattttgaATAATAAACAGGCGTTGTTGAAtcgaatgtttcttcatttttGTTCACCGCAACTACGCGACTACAGACTCTATTTGTCAAGTGTCAAATAATACATGGCAATCGAGTACGAAAAATTTAAATGGCGCGAAATTGAAAAGTAACACTCAGAAATGGACGTTCTTTAACATTTTACCCGCTTCCCATATTTTATTAATAGCATGGATATTACCTGATGCAGAACAAAACCACCGATAagtaatatttctttattacaaaatatttattttacaagaactagtatttattgtaataaaactataatacatgTAATAAAAACTTGCAGATAGGATACATATAATGAAAACTTAAAACTCTGGTATACACATGTAGTATACCAGTTCATTCGTATACATGTAGTATTCATAGTACATGAaacagaaatatatatataataaaaactgaaaattgGAACACGTACATTCATTAGAAATTAAAGCTGAGTCGAATGAGATAAGAAAGGAAGGGAAGAGGTGCAATGTGCAAGAAAATAGAAATAGGAAATATACGGAGGAATAAACGTATATCAGGGCTCTGGGTAAATAAGATAactaataattatttgaaataatgagATTATTTCAAATACTTCATTGTTTTATTTCACAGATAATATAGAAAACTATCTTTACTTCGTTTtcaattgatttaaatcatattcaaatgattttttattcgaataatctttttatttcaattattccgCACAGTCGctcaaataaaataacaaatagttaaattaaaattaataatataaatttaaaaaaagttaatataatatattaatatatataacaaactatatcatatattatatgtataataatataataatattatattatatataatatataacatattaatatgtataaattATTGATTACcataatacaaaaattaattaataattaaaataacaaataaaataagaattattgaattaattatttgaaatgaacTGAAAATTGTACTTAACTAAATTTAATTATGGATAGATAAACTCGAATTATACGTAGAACAGGCCAGGTTTAGTTTGTGAAATATCTGTCTGTTGCTTCGTTAACTTGCGCCTGTGatgaataataatttataacattGCAAGTGCATAGCTGAAGAGCATACGAGCGATCTCAAGTTTCAGTGCGCCGACAAaataattatgttatttattgAGAATATCTAACAGAATGTGAAGGTAAAGATGTGGACGCTGCAGGTATATACGACGTCGAgggtgaagctaaatactttccCTCGATTTCGTTCACCAAATTAAATACTTTCGTTTTTACATAGTGTTGCTCAACCGGGGAGAAGTGTTTCACCGTGTCCGCCATTAGTTTGAAAAAATGATCTATAGGTTGAATATTTCTTTCCTCTTCTTGCTTCTCTAAAATATATTTCAGTAAAGTTTCAATGGCGTCTCCCGACGACGACACTACACCCATTGGCTTTCTTCTTTTCTGATGGATCAGTGAGTTGGTACCATCATTTTCGGATTCGACATCCTCGCGGTCCATTTGCAGCAGTAAACTATCTTTAACGTCCCTCTCCGCGTCAACTTCCGCCCCTATCGGAATGTCGTTCTCCTCGTTCGTTATCGAGGATGTACGCGGCCCTTCGCTGTTGATGTGATCCGATAAAAATAACATCTGATCGTGATATCGCCACTTAATTCGGAATTTTCCCGTCGGTTCCTCGCTCATCCTCCTCTTCGTTTTCGCAAGGTACTTTCTGTACTGTCCTCTTAACGACTCCCAGCGAGTTTTCGCGCCTGCAATTAAGAAAACGAAATCtttcataaataaaataaagtaaaataaaatctgataaaataaatattgatttttcaCGAGACTCGAAATAAATTATAGTTTAATGTTTCTTAGATTTCTGGCTAATACTAGAGATTCCTATTGAAAGATTTCAGCTGTTGTGTTTTGGGGAGGGAAGTAATAAATGAAATATGATTAGTTAAATCTCTTATTCCAAGTCTATCTAGAGAGAAGTGGTAGAAACTAGCGAATGAAATATGGGCTTTATGTTATGTTTCAAGTCGTTTTCTACgacttttgaccaaaaactgtgaAAAATCTACTAGAGATTTTCACATTGTTCAACATCCGTAGGTTGAGTCTGTGTTAATCCGATCtccataaaattttcagtatgcacaCAAGTTACTCGAATTTATAAAAcgcatttttcaaaatttcgtTGCAGGATCACATAAAAAAGCTGAAAaagtttcttatttcttttttgtcattccaagtaatagcaaagttAAAAAGATGTATTTCAGTCAATGTTATTTCTTGAAGCTTATTACAGATCTTTGGCTTTATTGCGGcgagaaataatataataaaaacaatCCAATAATagctatttctattttttatataaatgttTAACTTATGTCCTTAACCTGGAGGAACTTTAAGCTATTTACTATGTTTATAAAAATGTAAGAAAAtagttataatttaatatttagttATCCGATTTCTAGTTAGATTCAATAGGAACTAGTTTGTTATGACATTAATAAGTACTTATATAAGTGGTATAAAAAATAGTCAGTAAAAAAGTGTACAAACATGGTTACCATAATAGCCACGGAACCCTTCCAATTTCTCAATTTCCCAATTTTCATTTATGCTCGTGTTTTTAGGGGGTTCCAGCATTTAGCTATCTTACAAGACCCATTTCGCCCTCGAATGGCCCGCACTCGCAATCTGTTTCTGTCATAGCGCACACGGCGCATCATCGTTTTCGGAGACACCACCATAGACTCTGCTCGACTGGCGACAGTAACGTCGGGTGCCTAAGTGCCCCCTTCCCTCCCGCAACTTACAGCAACTCAAATCTCTCACTGTAGTCAACGTCTCGTTATAGTCGCGCCGCCATCTATCCGGGACCGGTGTCCGCCTATCCCACTTGTGACACCAATTGCAGGATCTTGGGAAAAAAGAGGGAATTGAACCCGGGACCTCTCTTTTCGTAGCCGATCGACTTCCTCAAATTACCACGGAACCCTCCCTATTTCCCAATTTCCATTCGCCCTCTTGTTTTTAGAAAATCCTCATCCCCACAGTACGAAAAGATTTTATGAAACGAAAATTGTCAATTTCGAATGTATCATAATTATCAGCAGTATAGCatcgtacagggtgtcccggaaTTTTCCCGCCGAACTGCGAGAGAGTTCAacgttataaaaatattaaaacgttATACGAACTTTGCAAATTAACGATTTGTTACAGAGATGtgtataaacaaaaatagaaatCTTACTATTTCACGAAGTTTCAGTATTTCAGTTattctttttcctttgcgcGAACCTGTTTCATAACTGGAAGCAAGTGTTGATAAACACAGATCTACCCGATATCCTTGGAACTACGCAAACCGTACGATAAATATTATCGTCCAAGATTGTCGAAACGCTGAATACGCTGATATTCATTTTGTACACGGTTCCGGCAATGTAACTGCACGGGTTTGGACAGTTCAGTCGCGGATTTTACAATGAAAAGGAATGACTGAAATACTGAAACTCGGTAAAATAATGagttacagtgaattctctcaaattgtccatttttgtctgccagctgagggacaatttatTAGCATCTACTTTGGTTTATAGATCTGTGACAAAGCGTTAATTCGCAAACTTCATACGACACTTTTTTCTTCCTTTGGCCCCTGGATTAAGCTGTCGCCATTTAGCGGGAAAATCCCGGGACACTCTATATTTTCGTATGCGAAATTGACGTTGCTCCAGTTAGTTTTTATTTGTACGCGAACGAGCAGTCAAGCATCTCAAATATCAAAAATCCCGAGCTCTCTATTTTCTCTACAGAAGATACCTTTTTCTCAGGTTCACCCGTTATATACATAGGTTGCTTGCCGGCCGTGGCGGAAAGTGGGGTGCCA
The window above is part of the Megalopta genalis isolate 19385.01 chromosome 2, iyMegGena1_principal, whole genome shotgun sequence genome. Proteins encoded here:
- the LOC117220505 gene encoding uncharacterized protein LOC117220505; protein product: MKTERSWSFKRDEMLIELVKAKPGLYDLQSPRYSDNNYKRSVWQEIEKAVGQSGAKTRWESLRGQYRKYLAKTKRRMSEEPTGKFRIKWRYHDQMLFLSDHINSEGPRTSSITNEENDIPIGAEVDAERDVKDSLLLQMDREDVESENDGTNSLIHQKRRKPMGVVSSSGDAIETLLKYILEKQEEERNIQPIDHFFKLMADTVKHFSPVEQHYVKTKVFNLVNEIEGKYLASPSTSYIPAASTSLPSHSVRYSQ